GCAGCACAGAGCAGTAGGTTCATAGAGACTTGGTGGGAATCCCAGCTCTGCGGGTCTGATATGCCCAGACAAGGCCTATTCTTCGAGGGTTCTGCTTCCTGCATGTCTGACAGGCACTTTGTGAAATGTCTCTCATGGAGCTGgcacccaacagggggctcacAAGGGAGGCTGCTCCCTTTCCTTTCCGAGGAGTGCCCCAGGGGCAGGGGCCCTATCTGCCTCGAAATCCCTCTTCTCCCATCACCACAATTTCAGGAGTTCTGAGAAGCATGGTCAGTGTCTGCTCCTTCATGCCCCCAGTGACCATGGTCCTGGACCCCAGACCCCACTTCCACAGGGTAACATTGTTACCAATGAGATTCATGCAGTGCAAAGAGAATAGAGTTCCTATGCAGTGGGGCTCCAAATGCCgctcctgtctccctccttctgaaCCCAGACTGATTTGAAATGGGGACAGAGGACTTAGACCTGGGCCTTGCCTTCCCTCCAGGAGCTCCCAGGAtggtgggagagacagacccATTAATCCTAGAGTGTTTCAGACAACAGGTAATGCACAGTGGAAGCACTAGAGGAGTAAAGGTGTGTGGTTGGGCTAAGTCTTCAGTGGAAGTGATGTCTCTTCTCATCCTTGTCACCTGCAGACTCAGGAGCCATCCTGAATGATGTGGCAACCTCTGGGaggatgcagcagcagcagcagcaacagcagcagcagcaaatagGGTCTATAAAAAAGGACTTTTGAGGGTGAAGATGCCCTCTTCTTCCCAGGtcctttcttcccatctcccactctgtcccccacccacccccgacTCCTTTTCTAGGTGAGTGCTTCAGCAAGGGGGACATATGTGCCACCAGAGCAAGCTATCTGGAAGAGGCCATGTTTGACCTGGGTCTTGCATAATCAGAGCCGGGGCCTCTCCAGAGCTCATGGGATGCATGCCGTGAGGAATGGCACAGGGCAGTGCCAAGATGGAAAAGGCTGTCTGCAAACTGCTGAGGGCTGGGCCATACCCTGGAGGACCCCAGACTGGGGCCGGCAGTTTGCTAGCCCGCAGGTCATAGGTACCCTTTCCCCCACCTGTTGGGTTACTTCTGGGGGCAGACTGCCTTGCAGTGGGGAGTGGGAGTGAAGTGCTGAGCCTGAGCCCCTTCCTGTCCCTTTTGTAGCACTCAAGCCTGTCTCTTCTCTACGGTGTCTCCTCCAACCCTCCTTTCATGATCCATTCCAAGTAAGTGGGCAGACAGGCCAACCTTTCCCCCTAGATTGGGGCCTGGGTTGAACTGGGCCCAGGACAGGGGTATTCATTGGCTCCTGCCTCCCCTTTAACTTGGACAGCCCAGTGCCTCCTGACCAGaaggccagaggcagggcttAGCCAGATCCTCCCACCAATCAAAGCAGCCAGAAAACGGTGGGCTTTCTCACTCATCACTAGGTTCCCATCAACTGGAAATcttgggaaggaggagaaatggagCAAAATGAACCCAGTGAGGGAGCAAATGAGAAAAGGGAGAGTAGTGATGGCCCCCGATCTAGTCTAACACCCTCATTTTCCCTCATTGTCAAGACTCTGGGGCccggaaggggaaaaaaaaatctgtccaatATAAAGGCACCATTGACAACTCCATTTAAAATCGAATTCAGCTTGAAACCATTATGTTAAGCGAAAGAACACAGTCACAAAGGATCacaaattgtatgattccatttatataaaatgtccaaaataggcaaatccatagagattaGTGGTGGCCTAGGGTcaaggggccggggggggggggggggtagggcagGGGAAGGGTGATGCCTGGGGAGTGTGATTTCAttttggaatgatgaaaacattctaaaatctTTTGCAATGACGGTTGCACAACtagaatatactaaaagccattgtACTGTATACTTTAAGTGGGCAAACTGTATGATATGTAAATTGTATCACAATAAAGCTGTAAAAGTGAACTTGGGCTGCAAATGACCACACATCTGAGCTTCAGTCTCCATTTCACAGGGGCAGAAAAAAACCCTTTAGGGTATAGACAAATCAGGGAAGCGTCCCTGAACATGGCATATGGGTGGGTCAGACAGGAAAGCATTCCACAAAGAATGAGATTATAAATATAACCTCGATCTTAAGGGCAATGAAGCATCATGGATGGTTTTAAGCAGCAAGAGTGACAAGATCACATCTGTACTTTAGAAACATCCCTCTAAATCACTGAGTTTTACATTTAAAGCAGGTAAATTTTATGATGTcgaaattatacctcaataaagccaaGACCAAAATTCCCCTCAGGGGCTTGAGGAGGACAGACTGGAGGGCATGAAGTTGGAGGAGGCCGTGGCAGAAGTTTAGACGAGGTGGCAGGCCGTCCGTTGGGAGATGGGGGAAAATggcttggggggtggggtagggggagacTCAGGACGTCTTGCCCTCAGGTAAGGAGAACCCGGTAGAACTTGTTTTCAGAACCCAGAGCTCCCAGACTTCAGCCCTAGTGCTCCTCCGCCGCTGACGGGTGATGGAGGCACTGTTCTCCCCCTTCAAAGAGAAATACACTTCAGAAACATGTTTccaaaaaatgttgctaagggtTTTATTTCTaacaagaggaaaataataaaataaaattaaaataggctTCAGTTGGaaccaagtttctttttttttttttttttgaacaaattaATTACACACCAACAATCTTCTTTTATTACAACATGAAcccaggaggaggaaaggagatgggatgggacagggagagaaggtcAAGATGGTTGTGAGGACAAGCACCAAAAGCTTTCTTCAGATCATGGGGAGCTCCCCAgccaaattcatttaaaataaaaaactgtgaGCACAGCTATGTGAAGTTTCCTCCTCCTGGGTAGACCAgtcaggggaagggggaagggggaagggggaagggggaagggggaagggggaagggggaagggggaggtaaAGGTGGGGGAATAGAGgtaggaaaggggagggaggagaaagagtgagagggaggtgAGGTTAGTGTAGCATGGCCTGGCCAGGGCCAGaactggggagagaagggagaggagattcCCCCAGTTTGCGTACGCACTGGCCTTGTCTCTGGAATGGTGCTGGCCCAGCCCCAgccacccccctgcccacctgcccacccatcTGTTTATCTGCCTCAGGTGTCTGGGAATGCTGGTTAGAGGCTACCAGGGAGGGGGACTCCAGGGGCCAGCCCCCAGGAGCTGAGGTCTGAACAATACCTTGGAGTCAGAATATAAAAGTCAAGGGACtcaggggtgggctggggagtgggggggggggggggacagtggcCATCCCCCCTACTTGCCCACCTCCCAAGAAGCAGGCTTGATGGTCAGAAAGAGGATCCTTGAGaccaacggggggggggggggggggggtctttgttAGGGGTCTGTGCTAGGCTCAGCCACTGTCACAACTGTTGCTGAGGTGGCTGCTGTGGGCAGGGCACATGCAGCCTAGGAGTCAGAGTAGAGAAAGGGGCCGAGGGGCCTGAAGTGGCCCCTAGTGCCGGCTCCAAGCCATTCTGGTTCTCCTGGGTGCTGGGGCTGCCAGTggtgggcaggggttggggggggcccTCACCCCCagtctcctcctccagctcctcctcctcctgggcctcctcaGCCTCTGGCCCTGAGCTCCGTACCCTCTTTGGCTCTAGCTCCTCTCGGGCTGGGTCATCGCCCTCCCCACCCCGATCCACCTTCCGCCGTCGCCGCCTCTCCAACGCCCGGCCCCGTGCCCGGCTCCCATGGCGCTCTGCCTTTTCCAGCTGTGTGATCAGACAGGCAGAAAGAGGTGTGGGCCAGTGGTcaggcctgggctccctgccTCCTTGGCCTGACCTCCTGGCCCTGTCCATCCCTCTCCTTACCTCTAGAAGTGTGCGGATCCGCTCCATGTCTGGAGGCTGCCCAGCCTGCAATAGCTGCCAAATGCTGTGGTTTTCATCCAGGGTCACCTCAAGCAGGTCCCCTTCTAACATAAGCTCCTCTAGAGGGGCCCGAGTTGCCTCAGGCAGCTCCAACACAGGGCCAGTCAACTGTGGCAACAGCGAGGAAAGCAGCTCCAGGTCTGGTGGGTTGCGGGGACAGGCTGGGTTAGAGGCTGCTCCTGGTTGTATCCCCACCACTAAAACAGAGCCGAGGACCACAGGGGTCACTGGGGATATCCAACCAACAGCCTACCCACACCTAGACCTACCTCTCTTACCTGAGCCCTCCCCGGGGGCTACCTTCTCAGGACTGGTCACACTGTCTCCGTTCTCCAGCAACCCCTGGACCTGCAAAGAGCAAGGATGGGTAGTGGTCGGTGAAACCAGGCCCTTATTTCCCACCAACCCCAGACTTGGGACGTTCCacctcctggaggaggagagcAAAGGCTGCAGCACACGGAGCAGTCTGGGGATCCGGACAGAATGTAAgatggggcagggaggccaggccaAAAGAGGCCAGAAGTCAGAGAGCAGGGACAGGGCTGGCGCCTAAATAGGGGCGGGGGCTAGGAGGCAGGAATTTGAGGGCAAGAGCTGGGTTGGGCAGCTCACCTTGGGCATATCCTTGCCACTGCCTTCTCTGAGAGGGTCAGAGGCAGGGGCTGAAGGGTAGGTAGGGGGTTCCTCAGGCCTGGGTTCAGCCTGCAGCCGCTGGCGAAGCTCGGCCAGCCGTCCCAACAGAGCAGTCACATCCTCAGAGGCCAAAGCCTGCCTGGCACGGCCTTGCCAGCTGATGGCCCTCTCTGTGAGACACTGCAGGGCCTCGCCCTCAGGCAGCCGCACAGGCAGTCTCTGCAGGGCTACCAGCAGTGCCAGGATGGTCTCCAGGCGGGGGCGCCGTGAGCGCATGCACAGCGGACACAAGAATTTGGTGTCCCACTCCCACCAGGCCAGCAGCGGGGACGAGGTGGGACTGGGCCTTGGGGAGCTGAGGAGGCGGGGTACCGACACACATCGCCCATGGAACCAGTCCTGACACAGGTCACACTGCAGAGCTCCCACCCCGGCCGGCACCTGCCCACACACACAGACGGAGGTTGCAGAGGAAGCTGTGGTCGATGATGCCAGTGGACTGGGCTTGGCGGAGTTGGTGCGACGCAGCTGCAGGAtaccctccttctccttctgttcCCCCTCCTTGAAGGCCACGATCTGGCAGGCCCAGGACAGCGGGAGAGGAGGTCAGcggcccagcccctcccttctctgaCGCCATTAACACCCTACTCCCAAACCAGGAGAAGTGAGGCCCCAGGAGCAAGCGGTCTGGCCATGGTTGCCCCATTCAGACACCTATCACCACCAGGCTCTTCTCCCAAACAGGGCCCCAGCTCCTTACCacagagcctgggtccctgaggtCCTGTGCAGACAGTCCCAGCAGCTCCGTGTCAGATTTGTACAACCCCAGCTCCTTCTCCATCCACCGGCTGCGCTTGGTGCTGTCTGAGCCGGCGTCTGCACACGGGCAGAGCACCTAAGGCAGGCAGACAGAGCAGGGATGACTAGGCTTCTCCTACCTCCCACTGCCAGGACTTCCAAACCCCCACATCCTCACATGAGCCATCTCCCAAAAGCCGGGCCAGAGGCAGGAGACGGTGCGGGTCAGGGTCCAGGCCTTACCTCCAGCAGCGTGTAGCAGGAATTCCTCTTGAGGAAAGTCTTGGATGCCTTCTCCCTCCAGGAGTGTGCCGTCAGTACCTGCAGCTCTAGCTGTCTCAGCTCCTCCAAGCCCACAGGTAAGTCCCGGCCCACAGCCACCAGGCCCTCTAAGTCATCCAAGCAGGGGTAGTGGTCACCATTCTGGGACAGGGACAAGAGAAAGCTCCAGTCAACTTGCCAACATCTACTGATGGTACTACTCTGCCCAGCCCTGAGCTGGGAGGAGGGACTGAACTGGTAGTCTTCGGGTAGAACAAACCAGGGATCATCCCACGGGAAGCACTCCTGTAGCTCCTACATCCACTGGCTTGTCCCCTGATACCAGTCAGTGCCAGTGACTGCCAGACTAATCATCCTCTTGtggcctgcctctcccaccctccctgcccctaccATTCTCACCCTTTCTACAACCTCTCTGCCCTCAGGCTGGTCCTGCAATCCCTCTTCACGCTGCTCACCACACCAAGCCCATTTTGCCTCCACTAGATGTACTGCGCTCACTTCTCTAGCCCACCCAACCCACCGCAACCCAGTGTATGCCAGCTCTCCTGGCTGGACTGAAGGCCTGGGGTGGAGGTTCAGGGGGCAACAGGGTCCTCACTTGGATCTCATCCACATCAGCAATCCAGGCCCGGGCCTTAGCAAGAGCCTCCTTGAGAGCCTGGATGTTGGGCAGGTGAACAGGGATGTTTTCTGCCTCATGGATTATGGCCTCGAGTGTGGCTGGTGGATGCTTCTGCCTGAAGGTAGGGAAAAAAGAGGCCTCAGTGTAGGGTAATCTGCTTGACCAGCAGCCCGGCCTGACCGCCAGGTATATCGGCATGGGACCCTGAAGCTGCCATGTGGGCCTACCTGCTAGTACTCTGCCTACAGGGGGCTGCTGGTCCCTGTTTGCTCCAGACTGCATGCACCCACCCGACTTCTGCCACAGCCTTCATGCCTCTGCCTGGCCAATCAGTCTGTCATCCTGTTCACACTTCCTACACAACTGGAAAGATTAACCTGGCACTCCAGTTCGTCAGACTGCCCTGTGTGTGGCTTCTTTCTATGGACAGCTGTCCACCTGCCTGTTAGTACTTGTGCTCACACGTGTGCCCACGTCAGCCCGTGGAGCTGGTGCCACTATACGTCTCTGTATCTGTCCATCTCTGCTTCCCCACTAGCCTATCTCTGCCTCTATGTATATATGGAGTTTTAAAAGATAAgctagggaggaaaaaaggggaagaaagtcAATACACCAGTGACAGAGTCTGGTACCCAAGGCCACCCATGGGAATCATTTCTGGCTTCTCCACTAAACTTTGACGGTTAGGGTAGAGCAGGTAGGGGAGGAGGCTGGACCTACCTGGCCTCCAAGCAGAGGTGGGCTTTCTCCTCCCAGCGTTCAGCAATGGTCAGCAGCTCCTGCAGCTCAGCCCGGGCTTTGTCCACAGCAGGGCTAGGGGCTACGCTAGCACCCGCGACCAAAAGTCCCCGCATGACAGCCAGGGTGCCCCTCCGGGCTGAGGGGGCCAGCGTGCGCTTCACCTCATCCAGCCATCGTGCCTGTTCCACCTGCCGCTGGAGCTGCTGGGCCTCGGGCACCTCCACCCCTAGCAGCTGCCCCCTCTCCAACAGGGACTGCAGTAGCCCTGGACTGGAGGGCAGTGAGGCCAGGGCCTCACGGGCCTCAGCCTGGTAGGCCTCCACCTGTTCCAGAATACCCTACCGGGACACAGATGAAGAAGAAACTCCTCAGCTGGGCACACTTTGAGGTGCCACGGCCAAATACCTTTGCCCCACCTACCTTCTTACCCTCCAGTATTTGGGAAAAGCACCTAACAGGGGCTGCACTCTCTTCCTGTCCCACACCCTAAGACAACAGTTCCTAATACTCAGTACCTGGTAGAATGCTCTGAGgaatttattaaaatgcagatgcctgggccccacccgTAGAGATTCTTAATAGGGTTTGGTCAAGAGTCTGTGCTTTGCGAAAGTCCCCAGAGGATTCTGATGTTTAGCACCAGGAGACCCTTGGCCCAGAACACACTTGCTACACTTGGCCTTCTCACAAACCCCTATGCTCATGCTGGTGTCACTGCCTTCTTCATCCCACCTCTCCTCTACCTCCCTGAACTTGACTCAGCTTTCTAGGCCCACAAACATCCTTGGTCCTTTATCTTCTTCCACTTCCACCAGGACACATTCCCTTGACTCCATATCCTGTACTTACCCCTTGCCACCTGGCCCTCAAACCCCCTTTGCCTATCTCCTGTTATTCTCATAAGTGCATCCTATCTTGCCCAAACACTTGATGCTTTTGAAGGAAGCCAAGAGTAGCCTGCTGCTCGGGTCTCCCAATCCCCCTGAATCCTTATCAGCACTCTGAGTGCACTCCTCCTCACCTTGACATCCCCAATCTGGTGCATGGCACAAGGCAGGTTGTTCATCTGGTCCAGAAATGCCCGGAGCTCAGCCAGGGTCATCTGTAGACCAGCCACCCTGTGGGGGCTATGGAGTTTCACATGTGGGGTTTCAGGTCCAAACCCagtcccctccctccatctctgcacTCAGACCCAATGCCTTTTCTCATGCTTGCCCACCTGGATCTCTCACACTTCAGTGCCCCCAACTAGCCAGATCAGAGGGAGGAGGGTTTAAGATATAAGCACATTCATATGATGAGAGCAAAGAATTGGAAGGGGGGAATATAGGATatgttgggggggcgggggaagctgAGAAACTAAATGATAGTAACAAAGGCTGAACTTTTTAGCTCATCCTCTACTGCGAATTCTCTGATcaggtttattcttctgtgtCCTTTCTTTGTCCCTAAACCTTCCACAACTCCTCTCTGGCCACAAAATCCCTCAGCCTGTCTGACATCTCCAGGTACTGATAAAAAGGACCATTTCTAGCTTTCTTAGCACTGAGGCACTCTTCTCCATCCTAGTTGCCTGATCTCCCTGCCCTCCCGACACCTCTTAGGCCACCTTGCGCTGTAGTGCTTGTCAGCTTCCTGCTGTCATCTGCCCAGTGGCATTCAGAGCCCACTCCTTCTAGGTGCTGGCTCCTCAGCAGGCTACCTGAACCCCACACGTCGCACTGTCATACCCTGCTTCCTGGCCGCTGACTAGTCCCAGAGCCCGGGACACGCAGGCCTCTGCCTCACTCAGGCAGTTCTTCAGTTGCTGCAGCAGCTCACTGTTAGGAAACCTCCGTTCACGGGCCTCAGACTCTAGTGCCCTCAGCTCTTCAAGGcctggagagagaatgagagcggCAAGGAGTAGGCAGTATTGAGTaaaggcagagaagggggtggggaggtacaGAACAAAAGGGAAGAGAACTTGCCTGTGGAGTCCCTCCGTCCCCCCATCACTCACTGCGCTTCCGCCCATCCTCCACCTCCAGGGCCACTCGAACTTTGTTGGCCCAGGTGTCAAAGGACTCGGCCCGAACCTTCAGTTTATGCAGCATAGCAGGGAGCTCATCCAAGGTGTATCGATACCTGGACGAAGACAGCAGGGAAGCACATCTGGCCCAGCTCTGTATCCCCCTCCTCAGCCCACTTCCTTCATAATAGGTCCTTGGCTCACCGCAGGTACTGCCGGCTACTGGAGCACTTGCAGAGGTCATTGATGTGGGAAAGGCAGACAAGCCCATCCGGGCAGTCGTAGCAGGCCAGAGCTGACAGGAAGCATGTGGTCTTGCACTTGATGCATTGGCGCTCGTCATCTGGGAGTAGCTCAAAAGCCTCTCGCTCAGCTTCCGTGATGCCCTGGGGGCAATTCAACCCACACACGTCATACAGAACCAGAACAGGGCTGCAGAAATGCCCCCATCGCTGCCACAACCAAGCCTCAACCTAGACTCCACAATCTGTGCTAAGAGCTGTGGAGAGCAAACTCCTAGAACATACTGCCTCTGTGAAGTTCAAACTCTCAAAACTGGAGGAATCAGATGAACCAGGGCAAGATCAGTGAGGgctgagaggaagaaaaattggGTAGGATTCAGATCAGCAGAGAGGGCCTTTATGGGTGAAAGGAGGTGAGGTGGTGGATCAAGGCACCACAGAGGTGGCAACGTGCGGGAGCGGCTGAGAGAAAGGCTATGTGCAAGGGAAACGATGCTGGCTTCCGGTCCCTTGGCACCCAGTGTTCCAGGCACCATGCTGGCAGCTTAGCAGGCAGGACACGCTGCATGCACACATATAACTCACAGAAATAAGACTCTGTGCTTGTGTCCAGTGTctaaagatacaattttttttttcaacaacatGGTTTCCAAACCTATGCCAATGACTTCATCTGTCactcagatgaagaaaaagccaTCTGTTCCAAAAATGGACGAAAACCCAGCTAGGCTGAAGTAACCAAAAGACAACACAATGCTGTACCTTATGGGCAATTTTTGGGATTTCTAAAGGGAAATTTGGACTAACAGTTTTTGTTCTACATTGACTCTAACATCTAACCTCTGCATAAGATATGAGTCCATTGTACGTTACAAATCTCGCTCTGCCTCTTATTAGTTGTGTGATGTTGAGTAAATTACTTAAACctctctggatttctgtttcgCTGTCTTATTAAGTTGGAGATAATGGCACCATCCTCACTGTACTGTTACGAAAATTAACAAAGGTGCAGTGACTAAGACTTAGAAAAGTATCTTAACACTTAGAAGAAGTGGAACCACAAAATATCCCTaacagccaaaataatcttgagaaagaacaaaactggatgcatcatacttcctgactttgaactatactacaaagctataataattaaaacagtatggtacttgcataaaaatagacacacagacaaatggaacagaattaagCCCTGAAAtaaaccccaaaataaataaagtcaattaACATTTGATatgggagccaagaatactcaatacagaaaggacagtctcttcaataaatgacaGTGGGAAAACTGAGTAACCACATACAGATGAATTTGGACCCTTCTACCACTCgtgaaaattaacttgaaattgattaaagacttaaatgtaatgCCTAAAACcgtaaaactcctaaaagagaACATAGTGATAaagttccttgacattggtcCTGGCAATAACTTCTTGGATAGGACACctaagcacaagcaacaaaagcaaaaataagtaagtgggaCTACTATAACAGCATCTGCACAGCagaagaaatcatcaacaaaatgaaaaggcaacctatggaatgggagaaagtatttgtaaatcatctgtttgataaaggattaatatccaaaacatataaggaactcatccaactcaatagcaaaaaaaaaaaaaaacccacaaacaatgtgatttaaaaaaacatgggcagtggggcgcctgggtggctccgtcggttaagcgtctgactcggctcaggtcatgatctcacagttcgtgagtttgagccccgtgtcgggctctgtggtgacagctcagagcctggagcctgcttcacattctatgtctctctctctctctgccccttccctgctcatgctctgtctctctctgtctcaaaaataaacaaacattaaaaaaaaaaaatttaaaaaaaagaaaaaaaaaacatgggcagagaacctgaacagatacttttccaaagagatACAAATGGGCAAGAGGTACATGAATATACACTCAACAGGACTaccatcagggaagtacaaatcaaaaccacaatgtgatatcaccttacacctgtcagaatggctattaccaaGAGAGATAAgtgttggcatggatgtggaaaaaagggaacccttgcacactgttagtgggaatgtaaactgactCAGCTacttggaaaatagtatggaggttcttcaaaaaattaaaaatagaactaccctatgatctagcaatctcaatcctggatatatacccaaaggaaataagaatctcaaagagatatctgcactcccatgatcactgcagcattattcacaacagccaagctatggaaacaacctaagagtTCATCAGTGGCTGAACAGATcagaaaaatgtgatatatacatacaatgtaatattatccagccatgagaaagaagataATCCTGGCATTTGTAAGACATGGATGAGCCTGGTGAACGTTATACTAAGTCAAGTACGTcagccaaagaaaaaaacaaatactataggatatcacttatgtgtggaatct
This region of Felis catus isolate Fca126 chromosome X, F.catus_Fca126_mat1.0, whole genome shotgun sequence genomic DNA includes:
- the KDM5C gene encoding lysine-specific demethylase 5C isoform X10; this translates as MEPGSDDFLPPPECPVFEPSWAEFRDPLGYIAKIRPIAEKSGICKIRPPADWQPPFAVEVDNFRFTPRIQRLNELEAQTRVKLNYLDQIAKFWEIQGSSLKIPNVERRILDLYSLSKQCNTRPFDNEEKDKEYKPHSIPLRQSVQPSKFNSYGRRAKRLQPDPEPTEEDIEKNPELKKLQIYGAGPKMMGLGLMAKDKTLRKKDKEGPECPPTVVVKEESGGDVKVESTSPKTFLESKEELSHSPEPCTKMTMRLRRNHSNAQFIESYVCRMCSRGDEDDKLLLCDGCDDNYHIFCLLPPLPEIPKGVWRCPKCVMAECKRPPEAFGFEQATREYTLQSFGEMADSFKADYFNMPVHMVPTELVEKEFWRLVNSIEEDVTVEYGADIHSKEFGSGFPVSDSKRHLTPEEEEYATSGWNLNVMPVLEQSVLCHINADISGMKVPWLYVGMVFSAFCWHIEDHWSYSINYLHWGEPKTWYGVPSLAAEHLEEVMKKLTPELFDSQPDLLHQLVTLMNPNTLMSHGVPVVRTNQCAGEFVITFPRAYHSGFNQGYNFAEAVNFCTADWLPAGRQCIEHYRRLRRYCVFSHEELICKMAACPEKLDLNLAAAVHKEMFIMVQEERRLRKALLEKGITEAEREAFELLPDDERQCIKCKTTCFLSALACYDCPDGLVCLSHINDLCKCSSSRQYLRYRYTLDELPAMLHKLKVRAESFDTWANKVRVALEVEDGRKRSLEELRALESEARERRFPNSELLQQLKNCLSEAEACVSRALGLVSGQEAGPHRVAGLQMTLAELRAFLDQMNNLPCAMHQIGDVKGILEQVEAYQAEAREALASLPSSPGLLQSLLERGQLLGVEVPEAQQLQRQVEQARWLDEVKRTLAPSARRGTLAVMRGLLVAGASVAPSPAVDKARAELQELLTIAERWEEKAHLCLEARQKHPPATLEAIIHEAENIPVHLPNIQALKEALAKARAWIADVDEIQNGDHYPCLDDLEGLVAVGRDLPVGLEELRQLELQVLTAHSWREKASKTFLKRNSCYTLLEVLCPCADAGSDSTKRSRWMEKELGLYKSDTELLGLSAQDLRDPGSVIVAFKEGEQKEKEGILQLRRTNSAKPSPLASSTTASSATSVCVCGQVPAGVGALQCDLCQDWFHGRCVSVPRLLSSPRPSPTSSPLLAWWEWDTKFLCPLCMRSRRPRLETILALLVALQRLPVRLPEGEALQCLTERAISWQGRARQALASEDVTALLGRLAELRQRLQAEPRPEEPPTYPSAPASDPLREGSGKDMPKVQGLLENGDSVTSPEKVAPGEGSVVGIQPGAASNPACPRNPPDLELLSSLLPQLTGPVLELPEATRAPLEELMLEGDLLEVTLDENHSIWQLLQAGQPPDMERIRTLLELEKAERHGSRARGRALERRRRRKVDRGGEGDDPAREELEPKRVRSSGPEAEEAQEEEELEEETGGEGPPQPLPTTGSPSTQENQNGLEPALGATSGPSAPFSTLTPRLHVPCPQQPPQQQL